From one Pagrus major chromosome 21, Pma_NU_1.0 genomic stretch:
- the lingo3b gene encoding leucine-rich repeat and immunoglobulin-like domain-containing nogo receptor-interacting protein 3, which produces MTGSPGPGGRALVPWQRMWRLVLGASLVAMITLTLPGSSQACPPRCECSAQLRSVSCQRRRLTNIPEGIPTETRLLDLSKNRLRWVQAGDLAPYPRLEEVDLSENLIATLEPNAFASLQNLKVLKLRGNQLKLVPMGAFAKLGNLTSLDLSENKMVILLDYTFQDLKSLKHLEVGDNDLVYISHKAFSGLLGLEDLTVERCNLTSISGQTLSYLRSLVTLRLRHLSIIALEDQNFRKLSNLRGLDIDHWPYLEYISPLSFQGLDLHWLSITNTNITSVPSASFKNLVHLTHLNLSYNPIATLEPWAFKDLLRLKELIMVSTGLMTVEPHAFGGLRQIRVLNFSSNDLQTLEEGSFHSVNSLETLRVDGNPLMCDCRLLWILQRRKTLNFDGRVPVCAGPVEVQGVSLSAFTDSALFDHFTCQKPKIRNRKMQQVIAREGQQVSFLCRAEGEPVPAIVWISPQRRRITAKSSGRITVLPSGTLEIRYAQLTDSGTYICIASNAGGNDTYFATLTVRGQPLDAASAFFLNRSLYSGEFFNDTNLNSTRVFLKFTLDLTTILVSTAMGCITFLGVVLFCFLLLFVWSRGRGQRKNNFTVEYSFRKSEPATGGSSGGTRKFNMKMI; this is translated from the exons ATGACTGGCTCTCCTGGCCCTGGTGGGCGTGCCTTAGTGCCATGGCAGAGGATGTGGCGGTTGGTCCTGGGTGCTTCTCTGGTTGCCATGATAACCCTGACGCTGCCAGGAAGTAGCCAGGCCTGTCCGCCACGGTGCGAGTGCTCAGCTCAGCTAAGGTCAGTGTCGTGCCAGCGGCGGCGGCTCACTAATATCCCAGAGGGCATCCCCACAGAGACACGACTTCTGGACCTCAGCAAGAACCGGCTTCGCTGGGTGCAGGCAGGTGACCTGGCGCCGTACCCGCGGCTCGAGGAGGTGGACCTCAGCGAGAACCTCATCGCCACATTAGAGCCCAATGCCTTCGCCAGCCTCCAGAATCTTAAAGTGCTGAAGTTAAGGGGAAACCAGCTGAAGCTAGTGCCCATGGGGGCCTTCGCCAAGCTGGGCAATCTGACCAGCCTGGACCTGAGCGAGAACAAGATGGTGATTTTATTGGACTACACCTTTCAGGATCTGAAGAGTCTGAAACATCTGGAGGTGGGAGACAACGATCTGGTTTATATATCCCACAAG GCGTTCTCAGGGCTGCTGGGGCTGGAAGATCTCACAGTGGAGCGCTGCAACCTGACATCCATCTCCGGCCAGACGCTGTCTTACCTCCGCAGCCTGGTCACCCTTCGCCTTCGTCACCTCAGCATCATCGCCCTGGAGGACCAAAACTTCCGCAAGCTCTCCAACCTGCGGGGTCTGGACATCGATCACTGGCCGTACCTGGAGTACATTTCTCCACTCAGTTTCCAGGGCCTGGACCTCCACTGGCTCTccatcaccaacaccaacatcacCTCTGTCCCCTCCGCTTCCTTCAAGAACCTGGTACACCTCACCCACCTCAACCTGTCCTACAATCCCATCGCCACACTCGAGCCCTGGGCCTTCAAGGACCTGCTGAGGCTGAAGGAGCTCATCATGGTAAGCACGGGGTTGATGACGGTGGAGCCCCATGCCTTTGGAGGCCTCCGACAGATCCGGGTGCTCAACTTCTCCTCGAACGACCTGCAGACTCTTGAAGAGGGCTCCTTCCACTCTGTCAACAGTCTGGAGACCCTCAGAGTGGACGGGAACCCCCTGATGTGTGACTGCCGTCTGTTGTGGATCCTGCAAAGACGCAAGACCCTCAACTTTGACGGCAGAGTGCCGGTGTGTGCGGGGCCGGTGGAGGTGCAAGGGGTCAGCCTCAGCGCCTTCACCGATTCTGCACTCTTCGATCACTTTACATGCCAGAAACCTAAGATACGCAACCGTAAGATGCAGCAG GTGATCGCTCGCGAGGGCCAGCAAGTGAGTTTTCTGTGTCGAGCTGAAGGAGAACCCGTCCCTGCTATTGTCTGGATTTCCCCACAGCGCAGACGGATCACAGCTAAGAGTTCAGGGCGCATTACCGTTCTCCCGAGTGGCACCCTGGAGATCCGATACGCCCAGCTCACTGACAGCGGAACCTACATCTGCATCGCCAGTAACGCAGGAGGCAATGACACCTACTTCGCCACACTCACGGTGCGTGGCCAGCCGCTCGACGCCGCCTCGGCCTTCTTTCTCAACCGCTCGCTGTACAGCGGCGAGTTCTTCAACGACACAAATCTGAACAGCACGCGCGTTTTCCTCAAGTTCACCTTGGACCTGACCACCATCTTGGTCTCCACGGCAATGGGTTGCATCACCTTCCTGGGGGTGGTCCTcttctgtttcctgctgttgtTCGTGTGGAGCCGGGGACGCGGCCAACGCAAGAACAACTTCACAGTGGAGTACTCATTCCGGAAATCTGAACCCGCCACTGGAGGCTCCTCGGGAGGGACCAGGAAGTTCAATATGAAGATGATATGA